One genomic region from Leptolyngbyaceae cyanobacterium JSC-12 encodes:
- a CDS encoding spermidine/putrescine-binding periplasmic protein (IMG reference gene:2510096222~PFAM: Bacterial extracellular solute-binding protein), which yields MNDEIWQVPISRRLLLRSSGYVTIGSLLASCSGQAASTLQILFLRGSIPPQLLGEFHKVLSRQNLPGVNLDADSKPQLQALFSQLQTWKQSPPDSSSNSFWDWIPDWVPFLGNRTKNKVPNLMTLGDFWLGMAIAQGLISPIDVSSLPTWTKLAQFPQFKQLVTRNQQGQLDPDGQIWALPYRIGTTVIAYRRDIFEQRNLQPPTDWSDLWRKDLRRRIALLNNPREVIGLTLKKLGKSYNTEDLASVPTLQQELNLLQEQVKYYSSTSYLQPLLLDDVWLAVGWSTDVLPLMQRSRQIAAIAPRSGTALSADLWVHPAMTSTALPAAALQWIEFCWQTKIATQLSLATWAVSPSLIGTPDTQLLAQFRDYPALLPNIDILQASEFLLPLSETATKQYRDLWLEMRS from the coding sequence ATGAATGATGAAATCTGGCAAGTTCCAATCAGTCGTCGATTGCTGTTGCGTAGCTCTGGCTATGTGACAATCGGTTCATTACTGGCAAGTTGTAGCGGGCAGGCTGCCTCAACCTTGCAAATCCTCTTCTTGCGGGGATCAATTCCACCCCAGCTACTAGGAGAATTTCACAAAGTCCTGAGCCGACAAAATTTGCCAGGAGTCAATCTTGATGCTGACTCTAAACCTCAGTTACAAGCTCTGTTTTCTCAATTGCAAACCTGGAAGCAGTCACCGCCAGACTCATCCTCAAACTCCTTTTGGGATTGGATTCCTGATTGGGTTCCTTTTTTGGGCAATCGGACTAAAAATAAGGTTCCCAATCTGATGACGCTGGGTGATTTTTGGTTAGGAATGGCGATCGCCCAGGGGTTGATCAGCCCGATAGATGTGAGTTCGCTGCCAACCTGGACGAAGCTTGCCCAATTCCCCCAATTCAAACAATTGGTAACCCGCAATCAGCAGGGACAACTGGACCCTGACGGGCAAATATGGGCACTCCCTTATCGCATTGGCACAACTGTCATCGCTTACCGCCGAGACATTTTTGAGCAACGCAACCTGCAACCTCCCACTGACTGGAGCGACTTATGGCGAAAAGATTTGCGACGGCGTATTGCTCTTCTTAACAATCCCCGTGAAGTCATTGGACTCACGCTGAAGAAATTGGGCAAGTCTTATAACACAGAAGACCTCGCCAGCGTTCCCACCCTTCAGCAAGAATTGAATCTACTTCAGGAGCAGGTAAAGTACTACAGTTCAACCTCTTATCTGCAACCATTGTTGCTGGATGATGTGTGGTTGGCGGTAGGGTGGTCTACTGATGTGTTGCCCTTGATGCAGCGTAGTCGCCAAATCGCCGCGATCGCACCCAGATCAGGAACCGCTCTTTCTGCTGATTTGTGGGTGCATCCAGCAATGACTTCTACCGCCCTGCCTGCTGCCGCCCTGCAGTGGATTGAGTTTTGCTGGCAAACCAAAATCGCTACTCAACTTTCGCTTGCAACTTGGGCAGTCTCCCCTTCGCTGATTGGCACCCCCGATACCCAACTTCTTGCTCAATTTCGTGACTATCCAGCCCTCTTGCCTAATATAGACATTCTCCAAGCCAGCGAATTTCTCCTCCCTCTATCTGAAACTGCAACCAAACAATATCGTGACTTGTGGCTTGAGATGCGGAGTTAA
- a CDS encoding CpeS-like protein (IMG reference gene:2510096223~PFAM: CpeS-like protein): MLSFQDFFAVCSGLWKTERIYHYPLKSEIERSYTEFRVSVLTVDDKEKLLLPYMSSDAPGMTIAPTSLKEGSAGCPGFAIAFDTRSETGEEVSMSLKALFVPDEYITAAPSVMPALPAAARVLVSDEVIQGVYLRDEGYSEAGAIAGRFTYQPTRQTLEMTTYYRRSVAVDQMRMVAPDMRLRTIVTYQRPDSGTPPTVINLVGFGVEYRQVVES; the protein is encoded by the coding sequence ATGTTGAGCTTTCAAGATTTTTTTGCGGTTTGTTCGGGGTTGTGGAAGACGGAGCGAATTTATCACTATCCCTTGAAAAGTGAAATTGAGCGGTCTTACACGGAGTTTCGCGTTTCGGTACTGACGGTAGATGATAAAGAAAAGCTGCTGCTGCCTTACATGTCATCTGATGCGCCTGGGATGACGATCGCGCCTACGAGCCTAAAGGAGGGGAGCGCGGGTTGCCCTGGATTTGCGATCGCTTTTGATACCCGCTCTGAGACGGGCGAAGAAGTTTCCATGAGCTTAAAAGCGTTGTTCGTGCCTGATGAATACATCACGGCTGCCCCGTCTGTGATGCCTGCCCTGCCTGCTGCTGCCCGAGTACTGGTCAGTGATGAGGTGATTCAAGGAGTGTATCTGCGGGATGAAGGATATTCCGAAGCTGGGGCGATCGCTGGACGGTTTACCTATCAGCCGACTCGTCAAACTCTAGAGATGACGACCTATTACCGCCGCTCGGTGGCTGTAGATCAAATGCGTATGGTGGCTCCTGATATGCGTCTGCGAACTATTGTGACCTATCAACGACCTGATTCTGGCACTCCTCCCACTGTCATTAACCTGGTGGGATTTGGCGTTGAATATCGGCAGGTGGTTGAATCATGA
- a CDS encoding hypothetical protein (IMG reference gene:2510096221): MRSLPTICSRLISRLLALLLFLLLLFPIPHSPFPTPYADAAIAQPDKIPLTLDLLQDKLRNPIQSDGLPTIDLHGLVIDLRPENQVFRDQFYPLLQAQLQRPGTPVGLDLSYSLIQGDFQISLLGLRAPLYGQALSPIFSPTEQEQLQRDRRRLSQLGKLSKSLLATPNDSASTSLQITAFRGPLKLMQARFAGDADFTNTFFLNRIEAQGVQFLQTSDWSQTRFSQATSFAGAAFAGDARFRSSIFFGKVGFDQAQFQQEVTFQSSEFQSTANFNRAIFQQNANFSRVQWQGNADFAQTRWLAQAMFSRSMFSESFFLADAVFEKTALFREVRFNKPVNLRGAAILERAEFGYASFAKGAYLNVPGLRFDSDRAKIVGNPGQIGKYISVPTLQGNENLLRELIRNFRRLEQIPDANQLDYTREGLRLRELRQQVFGININTASIAQLSQLGFSTEQVTQIAQRRHQVPFRNPTELLSLGAVDLATFINVRDRIIAREPVSPGREVWNRVSTGLSYFGLGLLLLLSRYGTNNWLIFGVGLVAGAYFGVLFWLVDRWRRITPTPILPTPTETIWVMSGYSVLTLAGFSAVFRNSDYPLMTLASVAAIVIPVPLVLLILLYRQGRYHPKLDESYFTEEGSLRQIRILIGRLPVIPSHEMFRERYLPILWNRRWGWLNYFDFSFNNLLKFGFNDIRLRDEFMPGLITALVWYEWTLGFLYIALFLWTLSRTIPGLNLLIYFK, encoded by the coding sequence GTGCGATCGCTTCCGACGATATGTTCTCGCCTTATCAGCAGGCTGCTTGCTCTGCTGCTGTTCCTACTACTTCTCTTCCCCATTCCCCATTCCCCATTCCCCACTCCCTATGCCGACGCTGCGATCGCCCAACCCGACAAAATTCCCCTAACGCTTGACCTGTTGCAAGACAAACTGCGTAACCCAATTCAGAGTGATGGTTTACCGACGATTGACTTGCATGGTTTGGTAATTGATTTGCGACCGGAAAATCAGGTATTTCGAGATCAGTTTTATCCCTTATTACAGGCACAACTTCAAAGACCAGGGACTCCGGTGGGGCTTGATTTAAGCTATTCCCTAATTCAGGGAGATTTTCAAATCAGCCTGCTAGGACTGCGGGCACCGTTGTATGGGCAGGCATTATCACCGATCTTCTCGCCAACTGAGCAGGAACAACTCCAGCGCGATCGCCGTCGTTTGTCTCAATTGGGCAAACTCTCCAAATCTCTGCTGGCAACGCCTAACGATTCAGCCAGTACAAGCTTACAAATCACAGCCTTTCGTGGTCCGTTGAAACTGATGCAAGCCCGCTTTGCCGGAGATGCCGACTTTACCAATACCTTTTTCCTCAATCGCATCGAAGCGCAAGGGGTACAGTTTTTGCAAACATCAGATTGGTCACAAACTCGTTTCAGTCAAGCCACTAGCTTTGCTGGAGCTGCCTTTGCTGGTGATGCTCGGTTTCGTAGCAGTATTTTTTTTGGCAAGGTGGGATTTGACCAGGCACAGTTTCAGCAAGAGGTAACTTTTCAGAGCAGTGAGTTTCAAAGCACAGCTAATTTCAACCGGGCAATATTCCAACAAAATGCAAACTTTTCTCGAGTTCAATGGCAGGGGAATGCAGATTTTGCTCAAACACGCTGGTTAGCGCAGGCAATGTTCAGCCGCAGTATGTTTAGTGAATCATTTTTCCTGGCAGATGCCGTCTTTGAGAAAACTGCCTTGTTTCGGGAAGTTCGATTCAACAAACCAGTGAATTTGCGGGGAGCGGCTATTTTAGAACGGGCAGAATTTGGGTATGCCAGCTTTGCCAAAGGTGCTTACCTGAATGTTCCGGGGCTACGTTTTGATTCAGATCGGGCAAAGATTGTAGGCAATCCGGGGCAAATTGGCAAATACATTTCTGTGCCGACGCTACAAGGTAACGAGAATCTGCTACGCGAGTTGATCCGAAACTTTCGGCGATTGGAGCAAATTCCAGATGCTAATCAACTGGATTACACCCGCGAAGGCTTGCGGCTACGAGAACTACGGCAGCAGGTATTTGGGATTAACATCAACACTGCTTCAATCGCTCAACTTAGCCAGTTGGGCTTTTCAACTGAGCAGGTAACGCAGATTGCTCAACGCCGTCATCAGGTGCCCTTTCGCAATCCCACGGAGTTGTTATCGTTGGGAGCGGTGGATCTGGCAACATTTATCAACGTCCGCGATCGCATCATTGCCAGAGAACCTGTGTCCCCTGGCAGAGAAGTCTGGAACCGGGTTTCAACCGGCTTGTCCTACTTTGGCTTAGGATTGCTGCTATTGCTAAGTCGCTATGGCACCAACAACTGGTTGATTTTTGGAGTAGGGTTGGTGGCTGGAGCCTATTTTGGGGTGCTGTTTTGGTTGGTGGATCGCTGGCGACGCATTACCCCAACACCAATTCTGCCCACCCCCACCGAAACTATCTGGGTGATGAGCGGCTACAGTGTCCTGACTCTGGCAGGCTTCAGTGCTGTGTTTCGGAATTCTGATTATCCATTGATGACATTGGCGAGCGTTGCGGCGATCGTCATTCCAGTACCACTCGTGTTACTGATTTTGCTCTATCGCCAGGGACGCTACCATCCCAAACTAGATGAAAGCTATTTCACTGAAGAAGGTTCTTTGCGGCAGATTCGCATCCTCATCGGTCGCTTACCGGTCATCCCCAGTCACGAAATGTTCCGTGAACGTTATCTGCCGATCCTCTGGAATCGACGCTGGGGGTGGCTAAACTACTTTGACTTCAGTTTCAACAACTTGCTGAAATTTGGCTTCAATGATATCCGCCTGCGAGACGAATTTATGCCAGGACTGATCACTGCTCTAGTGTGGTATGAGTGGACTTTGGGTTTTCTTTACATTGCCCTATTTCTCTGGACGCTGTCTCGTACCATCCCTGGATTGAACTTATTGATTTACTTCAAATAG
- a CDS encoding TIGR00303 family protein (IMG reference gene:2510096225~PFAM: Phosphoribosyltransferase~TIGRFAM: TIGR00303 family protein) codes for MVEVPFVRSYTQHEQGQQWLSQYQGRLPTLVCVLGFTETGLIPGISAAGATPHDRRYTAIADAEFLVNGPHPNPCYPLPPLQVGASPVLISRAVVAAQRLPIFVFNAGLPIPPAVPAIDLQGLPARCLSTGQALDLVIVEYLFQQGMQWGKKLAAETASSYLILAECVVGGTTTALAVLTALGIAANGKVNSSHPTCNHTQKWELVKQGFQRRGWHLDSGFPPGTPLEIVAAIGDPMQVVVAGMAIAASRYGGVLLAGGTQMLAVYALAMAFTTWQGLSWNPAQVVVGTTRWVAEDPTGDTVGLAEQIGCVPLLATQLSFAQSSIPQLQAYEQGFVKEGVGAGGCAIAGHLYQGWNQADLLQAIESLAKRYQQKA; via the coding sequence ATGGTTGAAGTTCCGTTTGTTCGCTCTTACACTCAGCACGAACAGGGACAGCAGTGGTTAAGCCAGTATCAGGGACGGTTGCCCACGCTGGTATGTGTGTTGGGGTTTACTGAAACTGGCTTGATTCCAGGAATTTCAGCCGCCGGAGCTACTCCCCACGATCGCCGCTACACTGCGATCGCCGATGCCGAATTTTTGGTGAACGGTCCGCACCCTAACCCTTGCTATCCTTTACCGCCTCTGCAGGTAGGCGCGTCTCCTGTCCTGATTTCGCGAGCAGTGGTTGCCGCCCAACGACTGCCAATCTTTGTTTTCAACGCGGGACTGCCAATACCTCCAGCGGTTCCAGCGATCGACCTCCAGGGTTTACCTGCTCGTTGTCTTAGTACGGGACAGGCGTTGGATTTAGTTATTGTTGAGTACCTATTTCAGCAGGGAATGCAATGGGGCAAAAAGTTAGCAGCGGAAACAGCGTCAAGCTACTTGATCCTAGCTGAGTGTGTGGTTGGCGGTACCACAACCGCATTGGCAGTGCTAACAGCACTAGGAATTGCTGCGAACGGCAAAGTGAACAGCAGTCATCCTACCTGCAACCATACCCAGAAATGGGAACTGGTAAAGCAAGGCTTCCAGCGGCGAGGCTGGCATCTTGACTCTGGTTTTCCGCCTGGCACTCCGCTTGAAATCGTTGCAGCAATTGGCGATCCTATGCAGGTTGTGGTTGCTGGAATGGCGATCGCGGCAAGCCGTTATGGTGGAGTATTGCTGGCAGGAGGGACTCAAATGCTGGCAGTTTATGCGCTGGCAATGGCCTTTACCACCTGGCAAGGTTTATCCTGGAATCCTGCCCAAGTTGTGGTAGGAACAACTCGCTGGGTGGCAGAAGACCCTACTGGCGATACGGTTGGCTTGGCGGAACAAATTGGTTGCGTCCCATTGCTGGCAACCCAACTCAGCTTCGCCCAATCCTCAATTCCCCAACTTCAGGCTTATGAACAAGGGTTTGTCAAAGAAGGAGTAGGTGCAGGAGGATGTGCCATCGCAGGACACTTGTATCAGGGCTGGAACCAGGCTGACCTTTTGCAAGCAATTGAATCATTAGCAAAACGCTATCAGCAAAAAGCCTAA
- a CDS encoding hypothetical protein (IMG reference gene:2510096224): MDTLQKQLNALTAKVDALHQLIEQLSFRVSDIVTECKIGANQPNQWSDSGAMIGHRHSRSGLNLDPSMEHKDVLIDNTNLDLANQNAERQLSPEIQIQRLTAQLTAAYSRIAALEEQLISQRIHS, from the coding sequence ATGGACACCCTGCAAAAGCAACTTAATGCTCTAACTGCCAAAGTTGATGCATTGCATCAGCTAATTGAGCAGCTTAGTTTTCGTGTTTCTGATATCGTGACTGAGTGCAAGATAGGCGCTAACCAACCAAATCAGTGGAGTGATTCAGGTGCTATGATTGGTCATCGCCACAGCAGAAGCGGCTTGAACTTAGACCCCAGCATGGAACACAAGGATGTTCTGATCGATAACACCAATTTAGACTTGGCAAATCAAAACGCTGAACGGCAGCTTTCTCCAGAAATTCAAATTCAACGCTTAACCGCGCAACTCACTGCGGCTTATAGCCGGATTGCGGCGCTGGAAGAACAACTAATTTCTCAGCGCATTCATTCATAA